In Methylacidiphilum infernorum V4, a single window of DNA contains:
- the atpD gene encoding F0F1 ATP synthase subunit beta, translated as MKKGKVVQIIGPVVDVEFADTEVPPIYNALKIKYEKEGEPTTLFLEVQQHLGEGWVRAIAMSTTDGLKRGMEVEDTGDFISVPVGPSVLGRIFNVLGEPIDEKGDVRAEKRLPIHRPAPSLLDQDIKATILETGIKVIDLICPFLRGGKVGAFGGAGVGKTVVIMELINNIAKAHGGFSVFSGVGERTREGNDLYNEMAEAKVIDLDDLSKSKVALVYGQMNEPPGARLRVGLSGLTMAEYFRDEMKQDVLLFIDNIFRFSQAGSEVSALLGRTPSAVGYQPTLASEMGALQERITSTRNGSITSFQAVYVPADDLTDPAPANTFAHLDSTIVLERSIAEQGIYPAVDPLASTSKALSPEIVGQEHYEVARGVQRVLQRYKDLQDIIAILGMDELSPEDKLTVYRARKIQRFLSQPFHVAEVFTGIKGQYVPIKETIRGFKEILEGKHDDVPEGNFYMKGTIDQIRS; from the coding sequence ATGAAAAAAGGAAAGGTTGTACAAATCATCGGACCGGTCGTAGATGTTGAGTTTGCAGATACAGAAGTTCCTCCTATCTATAATGCCTTAAAAATAAAATATGAAAAGGAAGGAGAGCCTACCACCCTGTTTTTGGAAGTCCAGCAACATCTTGGAGAGGGTTGGGTAAGAGCAATTGCGATGTCAACCACCGATGGCCTAAAAAGGGGTATGGAAGTTGAAGATACTGGAGATTTTATCTCTGTACCCGTGGGACCATCTGTCTTAGGAAGAATTTTCAATGTCCTCGGAGAACCGATTGATGAAAAAGGGGATGTTCGTGCGGAAAAAAGGCTACCCATTCATAGACCGGCTCCAAGTTTACTGGATCAAGATATCAAGGCAACCATCCTGGAGACGGGCATAAAGGTTATCGATCTTATCTGCCCCTTTCTTAGAGGAGGAAAGGTGGGCGCTTTTGGAGGTGCTGGCGTAGGCAAGACCGTGGTTATAATGGAATTGATTAATAACATTGCTAAAGCCCATGGAGGATTCTCGGTTTTTTCTGGAGTCGGAGAACGGACAAGGGAAGGCAATGATCTTTATAACGAAATGGCGGAGGCCAAGGTTATTGATCTAGACGATCTTTCAAAGTCCAAGGTGGCCTTGGTTTACGGCCAGATGAATGAACCCCCAGGGGCGAGGTTGCGAGTGGGTTTATCCGGATTGACCATGGCTGAATATTTTAGGGATGAGATGAAACAAGATGTTCTTCTCTTCATCGATAATATCTTTCGATTTTCCCAAGCAGGATCTGAAGTTTCCGCCCTGTTGGGCAGAACCCCCAGTGCGGTGGGCTACCAACCGACATTAGCTTCCGAAATGGGTGCTCTCCAAGAAAGGATCACATCTACCCGGAACGGGTCCATTACCTCTTTCCAAGCTGTATACGTTCCCGCGGATGATTTAACCGATCCAGCCCCCGCCAATACCTTTGCCCATCTGGATTCTACAATAGTCCTTGAAAGATCGATAGCTGAACAGGGTATTTACCCCGCCGTGGATCCCTTGGCTTCCACCTCGAAAGCCCTGAGTCCGGAGATAGTAGGACAGGAACATTACGAAGTGGCAAGAGGCGTTCAACGAGTTCTTCAAAGATACAAAGATTTGCAGGATATTATCGCCATTTTGGGGATGGATGAGCTTTCTCCCGAAGACAAGCTTACCGTGTACAGGGCGAGAAAAATCCAGCGTTTTTTAAGCCAACCCTTTCACGTGGCGGAAGTCTTTACGGGGATCAAAGGGCAGTATGTGCCTATTAAAGAAACGATTCGAGGTTTTAAAGAAATCCTCGAAGGGAAGCATGACGACGTCCCCGAAGGGAACTTTTACATGAAAGGAACTATCGATCAGATTCGGTCTTAA
- the atpC gene encoding ATP synthase F1 subunit epsilon yields the protein MSMTLQLVTPDGVTFSEEVEQVTLPGVDGEMGVYPNHEPLITQIVPGELSYTKNGGKKYYLAIGEGFVKITAKNVSVLVDMALKEEEIEEKKVEEAIARAQAAIKQKLLGEEELAATQAMLLKSMAQLKVKRRRSGTGAPPVSPP from the coding sequence ATGAGTATGACTTTGCAATTGGTCACTCCCGATGGAGTAACTTTTTCTGAAGAGGTTGAACAGGTCACTTTGCCCGGTGTCGATGGAGAAATGGGGGTGTATCCCAACCACGAACCACTGATCACTCAAATCGTTCCCGGTGAATTGTCCTACACAAAAAACGGGGGCAAGAAATATTACCTGGCCATTGGAGAAGGATTCGTAAAGATAACGGCAAAAAACGTCTCTGTCCTTGTCGATATGGCTTTAAAAGAAGAAGAAATAGAAGAGAAAAAAGTAGAGGAAGCTATTGCCCGTGCACAGGCAGCCATTAAACAGAAGCTTCTTGGAGAAGAGGAACTGGCTGCTACTCAAGCCATGCTCCTTAAGTCCATGGCACAATTAAAAGTCAAAAGAAGAAGATCGGGAACAGGAGCTCCTCCGGTAAGTCCACCTTGA
- a CDS encoding DUF971 domain-containing protein, with translation MNFPLHVDIVGRYLAIQWNDQSESLIALEKLRKNCPCALCQGESTILSRAKSPSLSYGPKSMELKETRIIGNYGLQCFWADGHQTGIYPFSLLYELGKESS, from the coding sequence ATGAATTTTCCACTCCATGTTGATATTGTCGGTCGTTATTTAGCCATCCAATGGAATGACCAGTCGGAATCTTTAATAGCGCTTGAAAAATTAAGGAAAAATTGTCCTTGTGCCCTTTGTCAAGGAGAAAGCACAATCCTGAGCAGGGCAAAATCTCCCTCCTTGTCATACGGTCCCAAGAGCATGGAGCTCAAAGAAACCCGGATCATCGGCAACTACGGTCTGCAATGTTTTTGGGCTGACGGGCATCAAACGGGCATTTATCCTTTTTCATTACTTTACGAACTGGGAAAAGAAAGCAGTTAA
- the tilS gene encoding tRNA lysidine(34) synthetase TilS produces MRTKKLPLNPFKEALESLPDAVLCGISGGVDSIVLLHSLVETGKRPIVLHFQHGWRQDEESDAKLVEETAKELGVEFLKGKSPRALPKNEAMARMQRYRFFQSAAENKNCFNLVLAHHADDQVETFLMQLIRGTGSRGWGMDRITTLGKLVVYRPLLDFWKSDIIRFAQQRNFRWREDETNENTHLLRNRIRKELIPFLESRFSRSIKRSLWKCCEVLREEKKWLATLVQEFSCSPSLRLADLENTPIGKQRLIISLWLKKRGVADISFEDIESIRSLLEKPGKKKCNLSKKSAVILRNGEVLLTVQ; encoded by the coding sequence ATGAGGACAAAAAAACTTCCTCTCAATCCCTTTAAAGAGGCCTTGGAATCCCTTCCCGATGCCGTTCTTTGCGGAATATCGGGAGGAGTGGATTCTATTGTTCTCCTCCACAGCTTGGTAGAAACGGGGAAACGGCCTATCGTGCTCCATTTTCAACATGGTTGGAGACAGGACGAAGAATCGGATGCGAAGCTCGTTGAAGAAACGGCAAAAGAACTAGGGGTGGAGTTCTTGAAAGGAAAATCTCCAAGGGCTCTCCCTAAAAACGAAGCCATGGCAAGAATGCAACGTTACAGGTTTTTCCAATCGGCTGCAGAAAATAAGAACTGCTTTAATCTTGTTTTGGCCCATCATGCCGATGACCAAGTAGAAACCTTCTTAATGCAACTGATCCGGGGAACAGGAAGCAGGGGTTGGGGAATGGACAGGATAACGACTCTTGGCAAACTCGTCGTTTATAGACCGCTTCTCGATTTCTGGAAATCCGATATTATCCGTTTTGCCCAACAAAGAAATTTCCGCTGGAGAGAAGACGAAACCAACGAAAACACCCATTTGCTGAGAAACAGGATTAGAAAAGAACTTATCCCCTTTTTAGAAAGTCGATTTTCTCGATCGATCAAAAGATCTTTATGGAAGTGTTGCGAGGTGTTAAGGGAAGAAAAGAAATGGCTGGCGACCCTTGTTCAAGAATTTTCTTGCTCTCCTTCATTGCGATTAGCGGATCTAGAAAATACACCCATCGGTAAGCAACGGCTCATTATCAGTCTTTGGCTTAAAAAAAGAGGGGTTGCCGATATCAGCTTCGAGGATATTGAATCGATCCGATCCCTGCTTGAAAAACCGGGGAAAAAAAAATGCAATTTAAGTAAAAAATCTGCAGTAATATTAAGAAATGGAGAAGTTCTTTTAACGGTACAATGA
- a CDS encoding pseudouridine synthase translates to MKAQPGVLWPIRINRYLASCGLGSRRSCEDLVREGRIKVNGQIVRTLGQKISAEDKVEIDGFLLLRPQQKQYFLFYKPRGIVCSRKDPFGGKTIYDLLPSSLHHLFSVGRLDKDSEGLLLLTNDGLLANAVLHPRYHFAKTYIVTLCPSFEEKHQKDLLKGMYIEGKRAKADKVIIENKNTLKIVLSQGMKRQIRTMLSLLGYKVNRLRRVALGPLTLKRMKPGELRSLTEREIKSLYGAFELLTQKGPGQKNNPI, encoded by the coding sequence ATGAAAGCTCAACCGGGTGTTTTATGGCCGATCAGGATTAATCGATACCTTGCTTCTTGCGGTCTTGGTTCAAGGAGAAGCTGCGAAGATCTTGTTCGCGAAGGACGGATAAAGGTCAACGGCCAAATCGTAAGAACCTTGGGCCAAAAAATATCTGCTGAAGATAAAGTCGAAATAGACGGCTTTTTGCTGTTACGTCCCCAACAAAAGCAATACTTTTTGTTTTACAAGCCTAGGGGTATAGTATGCTCTAGAAAAGACCCTTTTGGAGGAAAAACGATCTACGATCTGCTGCCCTCTTCTCTTCACCATCTCTTTTCTGTCGGAAGGCTTGATAAAGACAGCGAAGGACTGCTCCTTTTGACCAATGATGGGCTTTTAGCCAACGCCGTTCTTCACCCCAGGTATCATTTTGCAAAAACCTATATCGTAACCCTTTGCCCATCCTTCGAGGAAAAGCATCAAAAAGATCTCCTCAAAGGAATGTACATCGAAGGGAAAAGAGCAAAAGCCGATAAGGTGATCATCGAAAATAAGAACACGTTAAAAATCGTTTTAAGCCAAGGAATGAAAAGGCAAATCCGAACGATGTTATCCCTTCTCGGCTACAAAGTGAACAGGCTGAGGCGGGTAGCTTTAGGTCCTCTTACCCTTAAAAGAATGAAGCCTGGAGAGCTGAGATCCTTAACGGAAAGAGAAATAAAATCTTTATACGGGGCTTTCGAACTTTTGACCCAGAAAGGGCCTGGTCAAAAAAACAATCCAATATGA
- the argH gene encoding argininosuccinate lyase has protein sequence MNANKALWGGRFHEKPSSLFLQFSQSVSFDWRLYKQDIKGSIAHARMLEKIGIIDPKESEEIQRGLTEILEEIEEGQFKWSTQLEDIHMNIESALINKTKAGLKLHTGRSRNDQIATTMRLWVKEEVQKILSLLSRLQAVLVLWAEENIEVVIPGYTHLQKAQVVSLAHQILAYVEMLERDKEKFKECYNNTDVLVLGSGALAGSSIELDREYVANLLGFSRISQNSMDGVSDRDFVLDFLYGASTLGIHLSRFAEDMVLWSSSEWGFLELPDAFSSGSSLMPNKKNPDCFELLRGKSARLISNLNRLSILLKSLPLTYNRDMQEDKEPLFDSADTVESCLEMLIAMIPKLKIKKSLCLKQSEDPLLFATDIADWLVQKRIPFREAHHKVGELIGYCQKNSLSLAAVPSAVLDAIHPELSKQWKVFFDPHKSLERKKTMGSPNPDLVRKRILFWKESLKVASAPEEA, from the coding sequence ATGAACGCCAATAAAGCTCTTTGGGGAGGACGTTTCCATGAAAAACCTTCCTCCCTTTTCTTGCAATTCAGTCAGTCTGTAAGCTTTGATTGGAGGCTTTACAAGCAAGACATCAAGGGAAGCATCGCCCATGCACGAATGCTTGAAAAGATAGGCATTATCGACCCAAAAGAAAGCGAAGAAATTCAAAGAGGATTAACCGAGATTTTAGAAGAGATAGAAGAAGGACAATTTAAGTGGTCAACGCAGCTCGAAGACATCCATATGAATATCGAAAGTGCGCTCATTAACAAAACAAAAGCGGGCTTAAAACTCCATACGGGCCGGAGCCGAAATGACCAAATTGCTACAACAATGCGTTTATGGGTAAAAGAGGAAGTTCAAAAAATTCTCTCCCTTCTTAGCCGACTCCAGGCCGTATTAGTCCTGTGGGCTGAAGAAAATATAGAGGTCGTTATTCCCGGATACACCCACCTTCAAAAAGCCCAGGTTGTTTCACTAGCGCACCAAATCCTGGCCTACGTAGAAATGCTTGAAAGGGATAAAGAAAAATTCAAAGAATGTTATAACAACACCGATGTTTTAGTATTAGGCAGTGGAGCTTTAGCCGGAAGCAGTATAGAGTTGGACAGGGAGTATGTAGCCAACTTGTTAGGTTTTAGCCGGATATCCCAAAATTCAATGGACGGGGTGAGCGATCGGGATTTTGTGCTCGATTTCCTTTACGGAGCATCGACACTAGGTATTCACCTTTCGAGGTTTGCAGAAGACATGGTTCTGTGGTCTTCCAGCGAATGGGGGTTCTTGGAGCTGCCCGATGCGTTTTCTTCGGGTTCAAGCTTAATGCCTAACAAGAAAAATCCGGATTGTTTTGAACTCTTGCGCGGAAAATCAGCACGTTTAATTTCCAATTTAAACAGGCTATCCATTCTTTTAAAATCACTGCCCTTGACCTACAACCGGGACATGCAAGAAGATAAAGAACCATTGTTTGATTCAGCCGACACCGTGGAAAGCTGTCTTGAAATGCTTATAGCTATGATTCCCAAGCTGAAAATCAAAAAATCTCTTTGCCTGAAGCAATCAGAAGATCCCCTTCTTTTTGCCACGGACATCGCCGATTGGCTTGTTCAAAAACGGATCCCCTTTCGGGAAGCTCACCATAAAGTTGGGGAACTCATAGGATATTGTCAAAAAAACTCCCTTTCCCTGGCCGCCGTTCCCAGCGCTGTTCTGGATGCTATTCACCCCGAGCTTTCCAAGCAATGGAAAGTATTTTTTGATCCCCACAAATCTCTAGAGAGAAAAAAAACCATGGGATCTCCCAACCCGGATCTCGTCAGGAAAAGAATCCTCTTCTGGAAAGAAAGCCTAAAAGTAGCCTCGGCTCCTGAAGAAGCTTAA
- a CDS encoding cytochrome c biogenesis protein: MMYKMVLRIVLIILCVIPSSLVAKELNQFSQIAIQHAGRKKPLTVFAREVLLSLSGKEAIMTVEGEKIGSTDFVLSVWFHPEGWERQPVILVDNPLLRKAIGLDPHKKLYSFEQLKENSLFRDFALRHLHRNAAEGSDLKPEEKEAMAVSSRMKLFEELYSGEIFTVIPDASDPTKKWVTVEKASLYYPQGLSEALITLFDSMKRFYLQGDLKQAQQEASLFSKQVRDYAPRIYPSADALLFEHTYTLLHPWKWSLLCYIIASVVFLLTSGWQKELGYRIGWGFTVFGFLFHVYGFICRIFIAGRPPVSNMYESVVWVSFGVLLFALIFEAIYHSRFFLKAATPFAAVCMLLVESQPLIFDPTIQPLVPVLRNNFWLTIHVLTITLSYAAFALALGLSHIYLWHSVRRPGLEGFQKGVLAKYIYRSLQIGVFLLASGTILGGVWANYSWGRFWDWDPKETWALITLLCYLAVLHGRIAHWWGEFGLAVGSICCFISVLMAWYGVNFVLGKGLHSYGFGSGGLGYVILYVLAELGFVFYCLVKHRLRKKEELNPPPSPIQV; the protein is encoded by the coding sequence ATGATGTACAAAATGGTATTGAGGATTGTTCTCATTATTCTCTGCGTTATTCCCTCATCCTTGGTAGCAAAAGAACTGAACCAATTTTCTCAAATTGCTATTCAACATGCGGGCAGAAAGAAACCCTTAACGGTTTTTGCCCGGGAAGTTTTATTGAGCCTGAGCGGCAAAGAGGCGATCATGACCGTGGAAGGAGAAAAAATAGGGAGCACGGATTTTGTTTTGTCAGTTTGGTTTCATCCCGAAGGATGGGAAAGGCAACCGGTGATCCTTGTAGATAACCCTTTGCTCAGAAAGGCTATTGGATTGGATCCCCACAAAAAACTTTATTCTTTTGAGCAACTCAAAGAAAACAGCCTTTTTAGGGACTTTGCCTTGAGGCATCTGCACAGGAATGCTGCCGAAGGCTCCGATTTGAAACCGGAAGAAAAAGAAGCGATGGCTGTTTCCAGTCGAATGAAGCTCTTTGAAGAGTTGTATTCGGGAGAGATTTTTACCGTTATTCCCGATGCTTCAGATCCGACTAAAAAATGGGTCACGGTCGAAAAGGCCTCTCTTTATTATCCTCAAGGTCTTTCTGAAGCTTTAATCACCCTTTTTGATTCGATGAAAAGGTTTTACCTTCAAGGCGATCTCAAGCAAGCCCAGCAGGAAGCCTCTCTTTTTTCAAAACAGGTCAGGGATTATGCCCCAAGAATATATCCTTCAGCCGATGCTCTCCTTTTTGAGCATACTTATACCCTTTTGCATCCGTGGAAATGGTCCCTTCTCTGCTATATTATTGCTTCGGTGGTTTTCCTTTTAACGAGTGGATGGCAAAAAGAATTAGGGTACAGGATCGGATGGGGGTTCACCGTTTTTGGCTTTCTTTTTCATGTTTATGGATTTATTTGCAGGATCTTTATTGCCGGCCGACCTCCTGTAAGTAACATGTACGAGTCGGTTGTTTGGGTTTCCTTTGGGGTTCTCTTATTTGCTCTTATTTTTGAGGCGATTTATCATTCTCGTTTTTTCTTGAAGGCGGCCACCCCTTTTGCAGCGGTATGCATGCTTCTTGTTGAATCTCAGCCTTTGATATTCGATCCCACCATTCAACCTCTTGTCCCCGTTCTCCGCAACAATTTTTGGCTTACCATCCATGTATTGACTATAACCTTGAGCTATGCGGCTTTTGCCCTTGCCCTGGGATTGAGCCATATCTATTTGTGGCATTCGGTTAGAAGACCTGGACTTGAAGGATTTCAAAAAGGAGTTTTGGCAAAGTATATTTACCGGTCCCTGCAAATTGGGGTATTTTTGCTCGCTTCGGGAACGATCCTGGGAGGGGTTTGGGCAAATTATTCCTGGGGAAGGTTTTGGGATTGGGATCCTAAGGAAACTTGGGCATTGATTACCCTTTTGTGTTATTTAGCCGTTCTTCATGGCCGCATTGCGCATTGGTGGGGAGAGTTTGGACTTGCCGTGGGTTCTATATGCTGTTTTATTAGCGTACTGATGGCTTGGTATGGAGTAAATTTTGTTTTAGGCAAAGGCTTGCATAGCTATGGATTTGGTAGCGGGGGATTGGGCTATGTTATCCTTTATGTATTGGCAGAACTGGGTTTTGTCTTTTATTGCTTGGTCAAGCACAGGTTGAGAAAAAAAGAAGAGCTCAATCCTCCTCCCTCTCCCATTCAAGTTTAA
- a CDS encoding bifunctional 3,4-dihydroxy-2-butanone-4-phosphate synthase/GTP cyclohydrolase II: MPNPQNDLNSIPEALESFRQGRLVIVVDDEDRENEGDFIGAAELCNAEMVNFMTKVGRGLICVALTQEQADRLDLPLMVQPKDNTALYGTPFTVSVDYIEGTTTGVSAEDRAKTIRALSHPRSRSTDFRRPGHIFPLRSSPGGVLMRAGHTEAAVDLARLSGLNPAGVLVEIMKDDGTMARLEDLKKIAKTYNLPLITIKDLISYRTQNESLVEKLISVNLPTKFGNFQLLAFKNILTNEEHLALVKGKWDPDEAVLVRVHSQCLTGEIFHSLRCDCRQQLEMAMEAIEKEGKGAIVYLKQEGRGIGLLNKLKAYRLQDSGLDTVEANLALAFAADNRDYGIGCQILRSLGIRRLRLLTNNPIKRIGLEGYGLEIVERIPLHVKANEYNRNYLRTKVDKLGHLIPKELIDSAEEK, encoded by the coding sequence ATGCCAAACCCTCAAAATGACCTTAATTCCATACCCGAAGCCTTGGAAAGCTTCAGGCAAGGCAGGCTTGTCATAGTCGTCGATGACGAAGATAGGGAAAATGAAGGCGATTTTATTGGAGCAGCCGAGCTTTGCAATGCCGAGATGGTCAATTTCATGACGAAGGTCGGCCGGGGACTCATCTGTGTGGCCCTAACTCAAGAACAAGCCGATAGGCTAGATCTTCCCTTGATGGTTCAACCCAAGGATAATACCGCCCTTTACGGCACTCCTTTTACGGTTTCCGTGGATTACATTGAAGGCACAACAACAGGGGTTTCCGCCGAAGATAGGGCGAAAACGATTCGAGCCTTATCCCATCCCCGGTCCCGTTCCACCGATTTTAGGAGACCCGGCCATATTTTTCCCCTGCGTTCATCTCCAGGAGGGGTTTTAATGCGTGCAGGACATACGGAGGCGGCAGTCGATTTGGCCCGGTTAAGCGGGTTAAATCCTGCCGGAGTTCTTGTTGAAATCATGAAAGATGACGGGACAATGGCAAGATTAGAAGATTTGAAAAAGATCGCCAAGACCTATAACCTGCCTCTCATTACGATTAAAGACCTCATTTCTTATCGGACCCAAAACGAATCGCTCGTTGAAAAACTGATTTCGGTAAACCTTCCCACCAAATTCGGCAATTTTCAGCTTTTGGCTTTTAAAAACATTCTGACTAACGAAGAGCACTTGGCCCTTGTCAAGGGAAAATGGGATCCGGATGAAGCGGTGTTGGTGAGGGTACATTCCCAATGTTTAACCGGAGAAATCTTTCATTCCTTGCGGTGCGATTGTCGCCAGCAATTAGAAATGGCAATGGAAGCCATCGAAAAAGAAGGTAAAGGAGCCATCGTTTATCTCAAACAAGAGGGCAGAGGAATCGGCCTTTTAAACAAGCTCAAGGCCTATAGGTTGCAAGATTCTGGGCTGGATACCGTAGAAGCTAATTTAGCCCTGGCTTTTGCGGCGGACAACAGGGATTATGGCATAGGATGCCAGATTTTACGCTCCTTAGGAATCCGCAGGCTGCGGCTGCTTACGAACAACCCTATAAAACGTATTGGACTAGAAGGCTATGGGCTGGAAATCGTCGAAAGAATTCCCTTACACGTCAAGGCTAACGAGTACAACAGAAATTATCTTCGGACAAAGGTTGACAAACTGGGTCATTTAATACCTAAAGAATTAATAGATTCTGCCGAAGAGAAATAA
- the haoB gene encoding hydroxylamine oxidation protein HaoB, translating to MNIEENKHKARRFTPKIFLGLALFIGGILLLLQNFFPPKKNIPPRYTVETKEGRFLSLQTFFPVQQYRHYVFAKKGDFWIARYLDQKKLESVARIFPPKPIGSEIDDVLYRLWEDVAQVVRTRAPAGSLFIAWWDVSQRLKLLTGKEVWIESYDPAVIPKEAHGLLEEVFGSPLETGRLGVLAQAFRSPASEGLAILRKALPADRPLLLCVTTDDISNLALALGKAPYELGFEMKIFPLAGSDIHGSIPMVMKWVNEKEAAGFLLQQLPTQGILAWRADKKAKETLLGRLLPLTSSLTHPLAGVKLLYQSTWGGYIQIYQLE from the coding sequence TTGAATATCGAAGAAAATAAACATAAGGCTCGTCGGTTTACGCCAAAAATTTTCCTTGGCTTGGCCTTGTTTATTGGTGGAATTTTATTGCTCCTTCAGAACTTCTTTCCCCCAAAGAAAAATATTCCTCCACGCTATACGGTTGAAACTAAAGAAGGTCGATTTTTATCCCTCCAGACATTTTTCCCCGTTCAGCAATATCGCCATTACGTGTTTGCTAAAAAAGGGGATTTCTGGATTGCTCGTTATCTTGACCAAAAAAAGCTGGAATCGGTGGCCAGGATATTCCCTCCTAAGCCTATAGGCTCGGAAATAGATGACGTATTGTATAGGCTGTGGGAGGATGTGGCCCAAGTTGTCAGAACTCGAGCTCCAGCCGGCTCTCTTTTTATTGCTTGGTGGGATGTTTCTCAGCGATTGAAACTTTTAACGGGCAAAGAGGTGTGGATTGAAAGTTACGATCCTGCGGTTATTCCCAAGGAAGCCCATGGTCTTCTTGAAGAAGTATTCGGTTCTCCACTAGAAACAGGCAGATTGGGTGTTTTGGCCCAAGCTTTTCGTTCTCCCGCCTCGGAAGGATTGGCGATTTTAAGGAAAGCTTTACCGGCGGATCGCCCTTTATTACTCTGTGTAACTACCGATGATATTTCCAATCTTGCCTTGGCCTTGGGGAAAGCTCCTTATGAACTGGGATTCGAGATGAAGATCTTTCCCCTGGCTGGATCGGATATTCATGGATCTATCCCCATGGTTATGAAATGGGTAAACGAAAAAGAAGCCGCCGGTTTTTTGCTTCAACAACTGCCAACACAGGGTATTTTGGCCTGGAGAGCGGATAAAAAAGCTAAAGAAACCCTGCTAGGCAGGCTCCTGCCCCTCACCTCCTCCCTCACGCACCCTCTTGCCGGAGTAAAACTTCTTTACCAGTCTACATGGGGAGGATACATCCAAATTTACCAGTTGGAATAG